In Nicotiana tabacum cultivar K326 chromosome 17, ASM71507v2, whole genome shotgun sequence, one DNA window encodes the following:
- the LOC142171505 gene encoding putative late blight resistance protein homolog R1A-3 isoform X3 produces the protein MKGREGTVTTMERGKEIEGEREKGKAIKLSGNQVSYDQADSILLEPWGGTGGSEWNYMLKSPIKEILIAHGDVIDSIMFKTIIEQGTTIDSPKFGGDGGQRDKVSFSTLRKDTLNVLDFIESLKNEEIQKAVDVDLTEKMVLELDFLLLNLHHLSKYHAEQLSPFMTEYEILQNVCGNIRDFHELIVNGCVGHEIVEYVLPQFQLMAERVGRFLWPNQIGGHSRLFKLEHLFFEIIPTQLEVMHICFTNLNASTSAEVGHFIKKLLETSPDILREYLIHLQEHMINVITASTPGARNIHIMIEFLLIILTDVPKDFIHIGKLFEFLARVGALTRDVSAIARDLEEKSKNGESTNVTNSATLGLLENIELLKRELKDVYLKAPDSSQLCFPMSDGPLFMHLLLRHLNDLLNSNAYLVALIKEEIRLVKEDLEFIRSFFGNVEQKLYKDLWAGILDVAYVTKDVIDSIIVRDNGLLHLIFSLPVAIEKINLIKEDVSNLFEKIPSNMGVIVVNSPNKPFERNSSIAGKIIVGFKEETYLIIRKLTSGPKTLDVISITGMPGSGKTTLAYKVYNDKSVFGHFDIRAWCTVDQKYDEMELLKKLFNQVTSSTLKFSENIDVADELRKYLFGKRYLIVLDDLWDTAAWDELTRPFPEVEKGSRVILTTREKKVAMHAQRHSDPLDLRLLRPEESWELLEKKVFGKESCPDELVDVGEEIVQNCKRLPLVVDLIAGVIAGKEKKRSVWLEVRNNLNSFIFQKEEDVMKVIELSYDHLPDPLKSCLLYFASYRKDRAIPVELLKRFWRAEGFAEDTEMNSVEEVMDVYLDNLISSSLVISFNEIGKHTTCQIHDLVHDFCLIKAREEKLFDEISSSAPSSSSSDLMPRQMNIEYGQGHFGHNNFDSKNKRHSGKHLYSLRITDHIYHDNSLLYDICHLRHLRLLRVLQLDSFFIRANDSLLNKICTLVHLRYLYIRTEVKSLPSSFSNLWNLETLWVNKSGPPLVILPTIWNLVKLRVLGIADCSFFNLDTDEPILVAEDSKLVSLRLLLGLEVSYSKETEDIFKRFPNLQELRFDLKESWDCSTGRYWFPKLDFLNELESLKVTFKSSNSNDSVLSVATNRLWDFHFPSSVKMLCLCEFPLTSDLLSTIGRLSNLEQLYLKNAIIEGEEWNMGEEDTFQNLKCLTLQRVNLSKWEVREESFPALEKLRLRYCRRLKEIPPSFGDICSLKSIELVRSRRLESSALKIKQDVEDMMGDIQVLVYN, from the coding sequence TCTACCCTTCGCAAGGACACTCTCAATGTTCTGGATTTCATAGAGAGCTTAAAGAATGAAGAAATTCAAAAAGCTGTTGACGTGGATCTAACTGAAAAGATGGTATTGGAGCTGGACTTCCTCCTTTTGAATCTCCATCATCTTTCCAAGTATCATGCTGAACAACTTTCTCCATTCATGACAGAATATGAGATTCTTCAGAATGTATGTGGCAATATAAGAGATTTCCACGAGTTGATAGTGAATGGTTGCGTTGGGCATGAGATTGTTGAATATGTCTTACCTCAGTTTCAACTAATGGCTGAGAGAGTAGGACGCTTCCTATGGCCTAATCAAATTGGTGGGCACTCTCGACTCTTCAAGCTAGAACATCTATTCTTTGAGATTATTCCAACTCAGTTGGAGGTTATGCACATATGTTTTACAAATTTGAACGCTTCAACATCAGCAGAAGTTGGACACTTTATTAAGAAGCTCCTAGAAACCTCTCCGGACATTCTTAGAGAATATCTGATTCATCTACAAGAGCACATGATAAATGTTATTACCGCTAGCACTCCAGGGGCTCGAAACATTCATATCATGATAGAGTTCCTATTAATCATTCTCACTGATGTGCCTAAGGACTTTATTCATATTGGCAAGTTGTTTGAATTCCTAGCACGTGTTGGAGCACTAACCAGGGACGTATCAGCTATTGCTCGCGACTTAGAAGAGAAATCAAAGAATGGAGAGAGTACCAATGTAACAAACAGTGCAACTCTAGGCTTGCTTGAAAATATTGAACTCCTGAAGAGAGAACTCAAAGATGTTTACTTGAAAGCTCCGGACTCATCTCAACTCTGCTTTCCCATGAGTGATGGACCCCTGTTCATGCATCTTCTACTTAGACACCTAAATGATTTGCTCAATTCCAATGCTTATTTAGTTGCTTTgataaaggaagaaatcaggctgGTGAAAGAAGATCTAGAATTCATAAGATCTTTCTTCGGGAATGTTGAGCAAAAATTGTATAAAGATCTCTGGGCAGGTATTTTAGATGTGGCATACGTGACAAAAGATGTCATTGATTCAATTATTGTAAGAGATAATGGCCTCTTGCATCTTATTTTCTCACTTCCCGTTGCCATAGAAAAGATCAATCTTATCAAAGAAGATGTCTCAAATTTATTTGAGAAGATTCCCAGCAACATGGGCGTCATTGTTGTAAACTCTCCCAACAAGCCATTTGAGCGCAATTCATCAATAGCTGGAAAAATAATCGTAGGTTTTAAAGAGGAGACATATTTGATAATTAGGAAGCTCACCAGTGGACCGAAAACGCTAGATGTCATTTCGATCACTGGTATGCCAGGTTCCGGTAAAACTACTTTAGCGTACAAAGTGTATAATGATAAGTcagtttttggtcattttgacaTCCGTGCATGGTGTACAGTCGATCAAAAGTATGACGAGATGGAGTTGCTGAAAAAACTATTTAATCAAGTTACTAGCTCAACTTTGAAATTCAGTGAGAATATTGATGTTGCTGATGAGCTACGAAAATATCTTTTTGGAAAGAGGTACCTTATAGTCTTAGATGATTTGTGGGACACTGCAGCATGGGATGAGTTGACAAGACCTTTTCCTGAAGTTGAGAAAGGAAGTCGAGTTATTTTGACGACTCGAGAAAAGAAAGTGGCTATGCATGCACAACGCCACAGTGATCCTCTTGACCTTCGATTGCTAAGACCGGAAGAAAGTTGGGAGTTATTAGAGAAAAAGGTCTTTGGAAAAGAAAGTTGCCCTGATGAACTAGTGGATGTTGGAGAAGAGATAGTCCAAAACTGTAAACGGCTTCCTTTGGTGGTTGATTTGATTGCTGGAGTCATTGCggggaaggaaaagaaaaggagtgTGTGGCTTGAAGTTCGAAATAATTTGAATTCCTTCATTTTCCAGAAAGAGGAGGACGTGATGAAGGTTATAGAattaagttatgaccatttacCTGATCCCTTAAAGTCGTGCTTACTTTACTTTGCAAGTTATCGGAAGGACAGAGCAATTCCAGTCGAACTTTTGAAAAGATTCTGGCGTGCCGAAGGATTTGCGGAAGACACAGAGATGAACAGTGTGGAAGAAGTGATGGATGTTTATTTGGATAATTTAATTTCCAGTAGCTTGGTAATTTCTTTCAATGAGATAGGTAAACACACGACTTGCCAAATTCATGATCTTGTGCATGACTTTTGTTTGATAAAAGCAAGAGAGGAAAAGTTGTTTGACGAGATAAGTTCAAGTGctccatcatcatcttcttcagatctGATGCCACGTCAAATGAACATTGAATATGGTCAGGGGCACTTTGGGCATAACAATTTCGATTCAAAAAATAAAAGGCATTCTGGTAAACACCTCTATTCTTTGAGGATAACTGACCACATATATCATGACAATAGTCTTCTTTATGATATATGCCACCTAAGACACTTGAGGCTTCTTAGAGTGTTGCAACTGGATAGCTTTTTTATCAGGGCGAATGATTCTTTGCTGAATAAAATATGCACATTGGTTCATTTGAGGTACTTATACATTCGGACAGAAGTTAAATCTCTGCCTTCGTCTTTTTCAAATCTCTGGAATCTGGAAACTCTGTGGGTGAATAAAAGTGGACCCCCCTTGGTAATATTACCAACAATTTGGaatcttgtaaagttgcgagtgCTGGGCATAGCTGATTGTTCTTTCTTTAATTTGGATACAGATGAACCAATACTGGTAGCAGAGGACTCAAAGTTAGTGAGCTTGAGATTACTACTGGGACTCGAAGTTTCCTATTCAAAAGAAACAGAGGATATTTTCAAAAGGTTTCCCAATCTTCAAGAGCTTCGATTTGATCTCAAGGAATCATGGGATTGTTCAACAGGGCGATATTGGTTCCCGAAATTGGACTTCCTAAATGAACTAGAATCTCTCAAAGTAACTTTTAAAAGTTCAAATTCAAATGATAGTGTGCTCTCTGTAGCGACAAATCGGCTTTGGGATTTTCACTTCCCTTCGAGTGTGAAAATGTTGTGTTTGTGTGAGTTTCCTCTGACATCCGATTTACTATCAACAATAGGAAGACTGTCCAACCTTGAACAGCTGTACCTTAAAAACGCAATCATCGAGGGGGAGGAATGGAACATGGGGGAGGAAGACACATTCCAGAATCTCAAATGTTTGACATTGCAGCGAGTGAATCTTTCTAAGTGGGAGGTTAGAGAGGAATCCTTTCCTGCGCTTGAGAAATTACGACTGCGGTACTGTCGTAGGCTTAAGGAGATTCCGCCTAGTTTCGGGGATATTTGTTCCTTAAAAAGTATCGAACTGGTGAGGAGCCGTCGACTTGAATCATCTGCTCTGAAGATTAAGCAAGATGTTGAAGATATGATGGGGGATATTCAGGTCCTTGTTTATAACTGA